The following proteins come from a genomic window of Trifolium pratense cultivar HEN17-A07 linkage group LG4, ARS_RC_1.1, whole genome shotgun sequence:
- the LOC123924488 gene encoding uncharacterized protein LOC123924488: MKLILLLQLFFFENCIPMNALNSRSYQRMLDAVASIGSGYKGPNYHAMRTRLLSDMKKKVQLLVDSCRSQWVETGCTIMADGWQDQKNRQLINFLVYCPMGISFIRSVDASDIIKDATNLCNLFVELVEFVGPKNVVHLVTDNAANYKAAGRMLHDKYPHIYWSPCAAHCLNLVLGDIGKMELVQSLAKRASLITKFVYNHGFLLAFLRKREGWTEIIRPGPTRFATTFIALKSLHKHQHDLTALVTSKTFVESIYYRDPKARDFIAVILDSRFWNDVEIIVKIVAPLVYLLRIVDGDDRPSLGYVYDGMFRAKKAIKSIFMNKKSLYKPYTRIIKQRWDKHLRQQLHAAAYVLNPAFYYDRENLSQKPEVMAGFLEVLTTQVDGNRTKFLNETNLYRGKVGEFGKQLALDSIKHMRPDMWWNTFGHSVPNVQKWAIKILSQTASSSGCERNWSVFERIHTKKRNRLKHQRLNDLVFVHYNLRLKNRAFNKMGAYDPIDYERIDDIEFWIMDEDTNSTPILDSNEIESMLYNEESIPIIGTDNEEGELAPTIGLQEGGLNLDSFPQEDVDSYNGVDDDGFHQFND; the protein is encoded by the exons ATGAAGTTGATATTGCTATTGcaactttttttctttgaaaattgCATCCCTATGAATGCTTTGAATTCAAGGTCTTATCAGCGAATGCTTGATGCAGTTGCTTCTATTGGGTCTGGATATAAAGGGCCAAATTATCATGCTATGAGAACTAGATTATTATCtgatatgaaaaaaaaagtccaaTTGCTAGTTGATAGTTGTCGTAGTCAATGGGTAGAAACAGGATGTACAATCATGGCAGATGGGTGGCAAGATCAAAAAAATAGGCAATTGATTAACTTTCTAGTTTATTGTCCTATGGGAATTAGTTTTATAAGATCCGTCGATGCTTCAGATATTATTAAAGATGCAACTAATCTTTGTAATCTGtttgttgaattggttgaattTGTTGGTCCTAAAAATGTTGTGCATCTTGTAACGGATAATGCCGCTAATTATAAAGCAGCAGGAAGAATGCTACATGATAAATATCCTCATATCTACTGGTCACCATGTGCTGCGCATTGTCTAAACTTGGTTTTAGGCGACATAGGAAAAATGGAACTTGTCCAAAGTCTAGCAAAACGTGCATCATTAATTACAAAGTTTGTTTACAATCATGGGTTTTTGTTAGCTTTTTTGAGGAAGAGGGAAGGATGGACAGAAATTATACGTCCTGGTCCTACTCGTTTTGCCACAACCTTTATTGCATTGAAGAGTCTTCACAAACACCAACATGATCTTACAGCTTTGGTAACTAGCAAAACTTTTGTTGAGTCTATATACTATAGAGACCCAAAGGCTAGGGATTTCATTGCTGTTATCCTAGATTCTAGATTTTGGAATGATGTTGAGATTATTGTTAAAATTGTTGCACCACTAGTATATTTGTTAAGGATTGTTGATGGTGATGATAGGCCATCACTTGGTTATGTGTATGATGGCATGTTTAGAGCAAAGAAAGCTATTAAGAGCATTTTCATGAACAAAAAATCCTTGTACAAACCTTATACAAGGATTATCAAGCAAAGGTGGGATAAACATCTCCGTCAACAACTACATGCTGCTGCTTATGTTTTAAACCCAGCATTCTATTATGATAGGGAGAACTTGTCCCAAAAGCCCGAGGTTATGGCAGGATTTCTTGAAGTGTTGACTACACAAGTTGATGGTAATCGGACCAAATTCTTGAATGAAACCAATCTTTATCGTGGAAAGGTTGGTGAGTTTGGCAAACAATTAGCTCTTGATTCTATTAAGCATATGCGTCCCG ATATGTGGTGGAATACTTTTGGACATAGTGTGCCAAATGTGCAAAAATGGGCAATTAAGATACTTAGTCAAACTGCTTCATCATCGGGTTGTGAAAGGAATTGGAGTGTCTTTGAAAGAATACATACAAAAAAGAGGAATAGATTGAAGCATCAAAGGTTGAATGATCTTGTGTTTGTGCATTACAACTTGCGTTTAAAAAATAG AGCCTTCAACAAGATGGGAGCCTATGATCCTATAGACTATGAGAGAATAGATGACATTGAATTTTGGATCATGGACGAAGATACAAATTCTACCCCCATTCTTGATTCCAATGAGATAGAAAGTATGCTTTACAATGAGGAATCAATTCCCATAATTGGTACTGACAATGAGGAAG GTGAATTGGCACCCACCATTGGACTTCAAGAGGGGGGACTTAATTTGGATTCATTTCCACAAGAAGATGTGGATAGTTATAATGgtgttgatgatgatggttTCCATCAATTTAATGATTGA
- the LOC123924487 gene encoding BTB/POZ domain-containing protein At1g67900 codes for MKFMKLGSRPDTFYTTESVRSISSEISSDLIIQVKGTRYLLHKFPLLSKCLHLQRLCSESLDSPNHHQIVQLPDFPGGVEAFELCAKFCYGITITISPYNIVSARCAAEYLQMTEDAEKGNLIYKLEVFFNSCILRGWKDSIVTLQTTKVLSLWSEDLSITNRCIEAVCSKVSKRVRNDDDISCSGTESLRDKSIRKRWWGEDLAELKIDLYWRIMIGVKSDGKIPSNLIGDALKIYAFRWLPKIDSDSESGSEIASKHVLLLESIVNLLPAEKGAVSCSFLLKLLKVANVLNASSSSKMELVKRVGLQLEEATVNDLIMVCDVDFVIKISEQFMLQLVQSPPTSPVRSKLVFERRRSRSAENVDFELQEGRRSSSASHSSKLKVAKLVDRYLIEVAKDVNLSLDKFVALAESVPEFARCDHDDLYNAIDTYLKVHPELNKSERKRLCRILDCKKLSMSSCMHAAQNELLPLRLVVQVLFFEQARAAKTCGKVSSISSNIKALLTSYGIDPSKHAAQLSTTTSIHTDDNWSVNGFKSPTKSTLRMKLAEDDLDENNDVASNSIGKSSRFKSFCALPTKPKRMFNKLWFTNKSTTQKN; via the exons ATGAAATTTATGAAACTAGGATCCCGTCCAGATACTTTCTACACTACAGAGTCAGTAAG GTCAATTTCTTCTGAAATTTCAAGTGATCTCATAATTCAAGTAAAAGGAACTAGATATCTTCTTCATAAG tttCCACTTCTATCAAAATGTTTGCATCTACAAAGATTATGTTCAGAGTCACTTGATTCACCAAATCATCATCAAATAGTACAATTACCAGATTTTCCGGGCGGAGTAGAAGCATTTGAACTTTGTGCAAAATTCTGCTATGGAATCACAATCACTATAAGTCCTTACAACATTGTATCGGCAAGATGCGCCGCGGAATATTTACAAATGACTGAAGATGCAGAAAAGGGTAACTTGATTTATAAGCTAGAAGTTTTCTTCAATTCATGCATCCTTCGCGGTTGGAAAGATTCAATTGTGACATTGCAAACAACAAAAGTGTTGTCTTTATGGTCAGAGGATTTGTCAATTACAAATAGATGCATTGAAGCTGTTTGTTCAAAGGTCTCAAAAAGGGTTAGAAATGATGATGATATATCTTGTAGTGGAACAGAAAGTTTGAGAGATAAATCAATAAGAAAAAGATGGTGGGGTGaagatttagcagaattgaaaATTGATCTTTATTGGAGAATCATGATTGGTGTAAAATCTGATGGAAAGATACCTTCAAATCTTATTGGTGATGCTTTGAAAATTTATGCTTTTAGATGGTTACCAAAAATCGATTCTGATTCTGAATCAGGAAGTGAAATAGCTTCAAAGCATGTTTTACTTTTGGAATCAATAGTAAATTTGCTTCCGGCTGAAAAAGGCGCTGTTTCTTGTAGCTTTCTTCTTAAGCTTTTGAAAGTCGCCAATGTTTTGAAtgcttcttcatcttcaaagaTGGAATTGGTTAAAAGGGTAGGACTTCAATTAGAGGAAGCAACAGTGAATGATCTTATAATGGTTTGTGATGTGGATTTCGTGATTAAAATTTCAGAACAGTTTATGTTGCAATTGGTTCAAAGTCCACCAACTAGTCCTGTAAGATCTAAGTTAGTTTTCGAAAGAAGGCGGTCGCGTTCAGCTGAGAATGTTGATTTTGAATTGCAAGAGGGTAGAAGATCTTCATCAGCTTCACATAGTTCAAAATTGAAGGTTGCTAAGCTTGTTGATAGGTATCTGATAGAGGTTGCTAAGGATGTGAATTTGTCTCTGGATAAATTTGTTGCTCTTGCTGAAAGTGTACCTGAATTTGCAAGATGTGATCATGATGATCTTTACAATGCTATTGATACTTATCTCAAG GTTCATCCAGAGCTCAACAAGAGCGAAAGGAAAAGATTATGCAGAATTCTAGACTGCAAAAAACTATCTATGTCATCATGTATGCATGCTGCACAGAACGAGCTACTACCGCTAAGACTTGTTGTCCAAGTTCTCTTCTTTGAGCAAGCTAGAGCAGCAAAAACTTGTGGCAAAGTCAGCAGCATATCAAGCAACATCAAAGCATTACTCACTTCTTATGGAATTGATCCATCAAAACATGCAGCACAATTAAGCACAACTACAAGTATACATACTGATGATAATTGGAGTGTTAATGGATTCAAGTCACCAACAAAATCAACTCTTAGGATGAAACTAGCCGAGGATGATTTAGATGAGAATAATGATGTGGCAAGCAATAGCATTGGAAAAAGTTCTAGATTTAAAAGTTTTTGTGCTCTTCCTACTAAGCCTAAACGAATGTTTAATAAGTTGTGGTTTACCAATAAAAGCACAACTCAAAAGAATTaa